A window of Cottoperca gobio chromosome 16, fCotGob3.1, whole genome shotgun sequence contains these coding sequences:
- the LOC115021872 gene encoding C-C chemokine receptor type 5-like isoform X1, producing the protein MKMKRASVCALFDYLHPGIGCKMSNICYASDTGKEDSYARLRTQWKLAMAAPLRAAIAFTAISENTFLENVLSSTTASFTDSIPVSPSDDYYDDYTEGSFASCKYEHHGATFLPALYSIFFLLGLLGNSLVIWVITCGVRLRSMTDVCLLNLAVADLLLVCTFPFLAHQARDQWLFGDPMCKVVLGIYHIAFYCGIFFISLMSIDRYLAIVHAVYAMRARTRSFGMIAAAVTWVAGFFASFPDMIFLKEQPGVNMTNFCYPEYSQAASKDNSHFWKIFSIFKMNILGLFAPFVIMGFCYSQIVWRLLNIQSSKKQAIRLVLIVVAVFFCCWVPYNIASFFKALELLDIYTECKSSKAIRLALEVTEAIAYSHSCLNPIIYVFVGEKFRRHLLRLINRTPCRLCKMVKACIPQDRMSGSVYSQTTSLDERSNAV; encoded by the exons atgaaaatgaaaagagcctctgtgtgtgccctcttTGATTACTTACATCCTGGTATCGGGTGTAAAATGAGCAATAtttgttacgcctcagacacaggaaAGGAAGACTCGtacgcacgactccggacacaatg GAAGTTAGCCATGGCTGCACCTCTCCGTGCTGCCATTGCTTTCACTGCAATCagtgaaaatacatttctagaAAACGTACTAAG CTCAACTACAGCATCCTTTACCGACAGCATCCCTGTTAGCCCCTCCGACGATTACTATGACGACTATACTGAAGGTAGCTTTGCGAGCTGCAAGTATGAGCATCATGGGGCCACTTTTCTCCCCGCCCTCTACTCCATTTTCTTCCTCTTGGGCCTTCTGGGCAACTCTCTGGTCATCTGGGTCATTACTTGTGGGGTGCGACTCCGCAGCATGACCGACGTGTGCCTCCTAAACTTGGCTGTTGCTGACCTTCTCTTGGTGTGCACCTTTCCCTTCCTAGCCCACCAAGCCCGGGACCAGTGGCTGTTTGGGGATCCTATGTGCAAAGTTGTCCTGGGTATTTATCATATTGCTTTTTACTGTGGGATCTTTTTCATCAGTCTAATGAGCATCGACCGCTACTTGGCTATAGTACACGCCGTTTATGCTATGAGAGCACGGACAAGGTCCTTTGGAATGATTGCGGCTGCTGTTACATGGGTGGCTGGTTTTTTTGCTTCTTTCCCCGACATGATCTTTCTCAAGGAGCAACCTGGTGTTAATATGACTAATTTCTGCTACCCTGAATATTCCCAAGCTGCTTCTAAAGACAACTCTCACTTCTGGAAGATCTTcagcatttttaaaatgaacatcTTGGGTCTATTTGCCCCATTTGTTATCATGGGTTTCTGCTACTCACAGATTGTCTGGAGGCTGCTGAACATCCAGTCATCCAAGAAACAGGCCATCCGTTTAGTTCTCATAGTGGTAGCtgtttttttctgctgctgGGTCCCCTACAACATCGCATCCTTCTTCAAAGCACTGGAGCTATTGGACATCTATACAGAATGCAAAAGCAGCAAAGCCATCAGATTGGCTTTAGAAGTCACAGAGGCCATTGCTTACTCTCACAGCTGCCTCAACCCCATCATCTATGTGTTTGTTGGGGAGAAGTTCAGGAGGCACCTGCTGAGGTTGATAAACAGGACTCCCTGCAGGCTGTGTAAGATGGTCAAGGCCTGCATACCTCAGGACAGAATGTCCGGATCAGTCTACTCACAGACCACCAGCCTGGATGAGAGGAGCAATGCTGTGTAA
- the LOC115021872 gene encoding C-C chemokine receptor type 5-like isoform X2, giving the protein MRLYRKLAMAAPLRAAIAFTAISENTFLENVLSSTTASFTDSIPVSPSDDYYDDYTEGSFASCKYEHHGATFLPALYSIFFLLGLLGNSLVIWVITCGVRLRSMTDVCLLNLAVADLLLVCTFPFLAHQARDQWLFGDPMCKVVLGIYHIAFYCGIFFISLMSIDRYLAIVHAVYAMRARTRSFGMIAAAVTWVAGFFASFPDMIFLKEQPGVNMTNFCYPEYSQAASKDNSHFWKIFSIFKMNILGLFAPFVIMGFCYSQIVWRLLNIQSSKKQAIRLVLIVVAVFFCCWVPYNIASFFKALELLDIYTECKSSKAIRLALEVTEAIAYSHSCLNPIIYVFVGEKFRRHLLRLINRTPCRLCKMVKACIPQDRMSGSVYSQTTSLDERSNAV; this is encoded by the exons atgaggctttatag GAAGTTAGCCATGGCTGCACCTCTCCGTGCTGCCATTGCTTTCACTGCAATCagtgaaaatacatttctagaAAACGTACTAAG CTCAACTACAGCATCCTTTACCGACAGCATCCCTGTTAGCCCCTCCGACGATTACTATGACGACTATACTGAAGGTAGCTTTGCGAGCTGCAAGTATGAGCATCATGGGGCCACTTTTCTCCCCGCCCTCTACTCCATTTTCTTCCTCTTGGGCCTTCTGGGCAACTCTCTGGTCATCTGGGTCATTACTTGTGGGGTGCGACTCCGCAGCATGACCGACGTGTGCCTCCTAAACTTGGCTGTTGCTGACCTTCTCTTGGTGTGCACCTTTCCCTTCCTAGCCCACCAAGCCCGGGACCAGTGGCTGTTTGGGGATCCTATGTGCAAAGTTGTCCTGGGTATTTATCATATTGCTTTTTACTGTGGGATCTTTTTCATCAGTCTAATGAGCATCGACCGCTACTTGGCTATAGTACACGCCGTTTATGCTATGAGAGCACGGACAAGGTCCTTTGGAATGATTGCGGCTGCTGTTACATGGGTGGCTGGTTTTTTTGCTTCTTTCCCCGACATGATCTTTCTCAAGGAGCAACCTGGTGTTAATATGACTAATTTCTGCTACCCTGAATATTCCCAAGCTGCTTCTAAAGACAACTCTCACTTCTGGAAGATCTTcagcatttttaaaatgaacatcTTGGGTCTATTTGCCCCATTTGTTATCATGGGTTTCTGCTACTCACAGATTGTCTGGAGGCTGCTGAACATCCAGTCATCCAAGAAACAGGCCATCCGTTTAGTTCTCATAGTGGTAGCtgtttttttctgctgctgGGTCCCCTACAACATCGCATCCTTCTTCAAAGCACTGGAGCTATTGGACATCTATACAGAATGCAAAAGCAGCAAAGCCATCAGATTGGCTTTAGAAGTCACAGAGGCCATTGCTTACTCTCACAGCTGCCTCAACCCCATCATCTATGTGTTTGTTGGGGAGAAGTTCAGGAGGCACCTGCTGAGGTTGATAAACAGGACTCCCTGCAGGCTGTGTAAGATGGTCAAGGCCTGCATACCTCAGGACAGAATGTCCGGATCAGTCTACTCACAGACCACCAGCCTGGATGAGAGGAGCAATGCTGTGTAA
- the LOC115021872 gene encoding C-C chemokine receptor type 5-like isoform X3, translated as MAAPLRAAIAFTAISENTFLENVLSSTTASFTDSIPVSPSDDYYDDYTEGSFASCKYEHHGATFLPALYSIFFLLGLLGNSLVIWVITCGVRLRSMTDVCLLNLAVADLLLVCTFPFLAHQARDQWLFGDPMCKVVLGIYHIAFYCGIFFISLMSIDRYLAIVHAVYAMRARTRSFGMIAAAVTWVAGFFASFPDMIFLKEQPGVNMTNFCYPEYSQAASKDNSHFWKIFSIFKMNILGLFAPFVIMGFCYSQIVWRLLNIQSSKKQAIRLVLIVVAVFFCCWVPYNIASFFKALELLDIYTECKSSKAIRLALEVTEAIAYSHSCLNPIIYVFVGEKFRRHLLRLINRTPCRLCKMVKACIPQDRMSGSVYSQTTSLDERSNAV; from the exons ATGGCTGCACCTCTCCGTGCTGCCATTGCTTTCACTGCAATCagtgaaaatacatttctagaAAACGTACTAAG CTCAACTACAGCATCCTTTACCGACAGCATCCCTGTTAGCCCCTCCGACGATTACTATGACGACTATACTGAAGGTAGCTTTGCGAGCTGCAAGTATGAGCATCATGGGGCCACTTTTCTCCCCGCCCTCTACTCCATTTTCTTCCTCTTGGGCCTTCTGGGCAACTCTCTGGTCATCTGGGTCATTACTTGTGGGGTGCGACTCCGCAGCATGACCGACGTGTGCCTCCTAAACTTGGCTGTTGCTGACCTTCTCTTGGTGTGCACCTTTCCCTTCCTAGCCCACCAAGCCCGGGACCAGTGGCTGTTTGGGGATCCTATGTGCAAAGTTGTCCTGGGTATTTATCATATTGCTTTTTACTGTGGGATCTTTTTCATCAGTCTAATGAGCATCGACCGCTACTTGGCTATAGTACACGCCGTTTATGCTATGAGAGCACGGACAAGGTCCTTTGGAATGATTGCGGCTGCTGTTACATGGGTGGCTGGTTTTTTTGCTTCTTTCCCCGACATGATCTTTCTCAAGGAGCAACCTGGTGTTAATATGACTAATTTCTGCTACCCTGAATATTCCCAAGCTGCTTCTAAAGACAACTCTCACTTCTGGAAGATCTTcagcatttttaaaatgaacatcTTGGGTCTATTTGCCCCATTTGTTATCATGGGTTTCTGCTACTCACAGATTGTCTGGAGGCTGCTGAACATCCAGTCATCCAAGAAACAGGCCATCCGTTTAGTTCTCATAGTGGTAGCtgtttttttctgctgctgGGTCCCCTACAACATCGCATCCTTCTTCAAAGCACTGGAGCTATTGGACATCTATACAGAATGCAAAAGCAGCAAAGCCATCAGATTGGCTTTAGAAGTCACAGAGGCCATTGCTTACTCTCACAGCTGCCTCAACCCCATCATCTATGTGTTTGTTGGGGAGAAGTTCAGGAGGCACCTGCTGAGGTTGATAAACAGGACTCCCTGCAGGCTGTGTAAGATGGTCAAGGCCTGCATACCTCAGGACAGAATGTCCGGATCAGTCTACTCACAGACCACCAGCCTGGATGAGAGGAGCAATGCTGTGTAA